Within the Arthrobacter sp. UKPF54-2 genome, the region CGAAGTTCGACCGCATGCAGGCCTTCCTTGATAAGAAGTCAGCCAAGAAATCAGCCAAAGAACCAGGCCCGAATTCAGACCGGAAGAAGTAAACATGAGCAACTCGGCACTCCCCTCGAATCTCCCCGCGACCGTCGGAGTGCTCGGCGGCGGCCGCATGGGCGCGGGCATCGCCCATGCCTTCCTGGTCAACGGCGCCAACGTGCTCGTCGTCGAGCGCGACGAGCAGTCCGCCGAGGCGGCCCGGGAGCGCGTGGAATCAGCGGCGGCCAAGAGCATTGAGCGCGGCGCCACTGACGCCAACCTCGACGAGATGGTCTCCCGGCTCTCCGTGACCGTGGACTATGACGACTTCAAGGACCGCCAGCTCGTCGTCGAAGCCGTACCCGAAGACTGGGACCTCAAGGTGGCCTCGTTGCGCGGAATCGAGCAGCGGCTCGCAGCCGACGCGTACCTCGCCTCCAACACCTCCTCGCTCTCCGTCAACGGCCTGGCCCGCGAGCTGAAGCGCCCGCAGAACTTCCTGGGCCTGCACTTCTTCAACCCGGTCCCGGCATCCACTCTGATCGAGGTGGTCCTCGGGGAACAGACGTCCGAGGCCCTCGCCCACGCCGCCCGCGGCTGGGTGGAAGCCCTCGGCAAGACCGCCGTCGTGGTCAACGACGCCCCGGGATTCGCTTCCTCACGGCTGGGCGTCGCGATCGCGCTCGAAGCGATGCGCATGGTGGAGGAAGGCGTCGCCTCGGCCGAGGACATCGACAACGCCATGGTCCTGGGCTACAAACACCCCACCGGCCCGCTGCGCACCACCGACATCGTGGGCCTGGACGTCCGGCTGGGCATCGCCGAATACCTGGCCTCCACCCTGGGCGAGCGCTTTGCCCCGCCGCAGATCCTCCGGGACAAGGTGGCCCGCGGTGAACTCGGACGCAAGACCGGCAAAGGCTTCTTCGACTGGACCACCTGAGCCTGACCCGGGCGGATACTCATTGGGGGATCCGTCCGGGCCGTGCAGGCCCCCAGCAGGCTCCCTGCAGGCGCCGGCCGCGCGCCGCCCGGCAGCCGGGCCTACTCTGAGGCCCGCGAGTCGAGGGCCTTCTTCATGCCGTCCATGGCGGGGCCGGCCAGGGACTGGAAGGCCGGCCTCACGACCGGTTCGGCGAGTTTGCGCCAGCCTTTGAGCTCGAATTCCGCGGTGTAATCGACTTTGGAGCCGGGGCCCGTGGACTCCACCTCGATGGTGTCCACCGAGATGACGGCCTTGTTCTCGCCGCGCAACGTGATGCGGCCTGCAGCCAGCTCCACCACCTCGTAGATCAGCGTCTGGCGCTTGCCACGGAACTCCGCTTCCGCCTCGTACCGGTGTCCTACCGCGACCGGCCCGTCGGAAAGCTTCCTGACCACCGGAGTTCCGGGATCCCATTCGGGCGTGTGCTCAAACGCCGAGAGGTACGCGAAGGCCTCGCCGGCCTCCAGAGCTGAGCGGACCGTGCCGGTGACTGTGATCATGGGCCCAGCCTACCCAGAAGTCCCCGAATGGACAGCACACCTGCCTCCGGGCCGTCCCGGGGCCGGCCGGGCGCAACGGTCCCGCGCCTAGGATGGTTCCGTGAACCGCATTCAACCCCTCACTCTCACCGGCCAGTACGTGGTGCTGGAGCCGCTGAGCCACGACCACCACGACGGCCTGGTGGACGCGGTCCGGGACGGCGACCTCTGGAAGCTCTGGTACACCTCCGTCCCTGCGCCGGAAGCCATGGCCGCCGAGATCGACCGGCGACTGGCACTGCAGGAGTCTGGTTCGATGCTGCCCTTCACCACCCGGCTGCTTGACCGGGCCACCGGCGTCCCGGGCCGGGTGATCGGGATGACGACCTACATGAACATCGACGCCGCCACGCCCCGGGTGGAGATCGGATCCACCTGGAACGCCGCCTCCGCGCACGGCAGCGGCAGCAACCCGGACTCCAAGTTGCTGCTGCTGCGGCACGCCTTTGAAACCCTCGGCTGCCCGGCCGTCGAGTTCCGCACGCACTGGCTCAACCACCAGTCCCGCGAGGCGATCGCGCGGCTTGGAGCCAAACAGGACGGCGTCCTGCGCAGCCACACCCGGACGGCCGACGGCGTGCTACGCGACACCGTGGTGTTTTCCATCCTGGAACACGAGTGGCCGATGGTCCGGAGCGCCCTTGAGTTCAGGCTGGCGAAGCGGCGCTAGCGCGGGTTCGGTGGGTAGGTGGGATGAGGTGATTCCGTGAAAGAGCAAAATCCTGGCGGCAAGGTGGGCTGGGACGGGGCGGTCAACGCCTGGCACGTTGCCGGCAGCGTCTACCGGATGGGGCGCCGGGAGTGGCTCACCGAGGACGGCTGGCAGCAGGCCTACGACGACGGCATCCGCACCGTTATCGACCTCCGCAACCCTGAGGAAATCCACCGCCGCGACACCGACCCGCCGGTGAGCGAGGAGGCGCTGGCGGTGTTCGACGTCGTGCACGCCCCCACCGAGGACCCCTCCAACAGTGAATTCCGCGCCCTGTGCGTCCCCTACCTGAACGACCCGGCGTCCTATCCGGACAATGCCAGGATCTTCCCGGGCAAGCTCGCTGCCGTGTTCAAGGCCGTCGCGGCGGCCCGCGGCGGCGTCGTGATCCACTGCTCGGCAGGCCGGGACCGCAGCGGCATGATCGCAGCCATGCTCCAGGACCTGGCCGGAGCCGGGGAGGACGCCATTGCGCTGGCCTACGAGCGCGCCCTGCGGGCCATCAACGAACACCACCGGGTGGCCGCCACCCCGCATCCGCACGAGCGCTACCTGCCCGAGGACGTACTCGCGCCGCTGGTCGCAGGCCGCCGGGAAAGCCTCCTGCGCTTCGTGCGGCAGGTAAAAACCGAGGAGTTCCTGGGCCACAATGGGGTAACAGTCGGGCAAATGGCCGCCCTTATGGCCAAATTGGGGCGTTAGAGTAACCGGGTGAAGACTCCCAAATACGTGCTGGTGGTGCGAATGGCGGCGGCCGCCGCTGTGCTCGCGGGCTCGTCGCTGGCCGTCC harbors:
- a CDS encoding SRPBCC family protein, whose product is MITVTGTVRSALEAGEAFAYLSAFEHTPEWDPGTPVVRKLSDGPVAVGHRYEAEAEFRGKRQTLIYEVVELAAGRITLRGENKAVISVDTIEVESTGPGSKVDYTAEFELKGWRKLAEPVVRPAFQSLAGPAMDGMKKALDSRASE
- a CDS encoding tyrosine-protein phosphatase — translated: MGWDGAVNAWHVAGSVYRMGRREWLTEDGWQQAYDDGIRTVIDLRNPEEIHRRDTDPPVSEEALAVFDVVHAPTEDPSNSEFRALCVPYLNDPASYPDNARIFPGKLAAVFKAVAAARGGVVIHCSAGRDRSGMIAAMLQDLAGAGEDAIALAYERALRAINEHHRVAATPHPHERYLPEDVLAPLVAGRRESLLRFVRQVKTEEFLGHNGVTVGQMAALMAKLGR
- a CDS encoding 3-hydroxyacyl-CoA dehydrogenase family protein, which translates into the protein MSNSALPSNLPATVGVLGGGRMGAGIAHAFLVNGANVLVVERDEQSAEAARERVESAAAKSIERGATDANLDEMVSRLSVTVDYDDFKDRQLVVEAVPEDWDLKVASLRGIEQRLAADAYLASNTSSLSVNGLARELKRPQNFLGLHFFNPVPASTLIEVVLGEQTSEALAHAARGWVEALGKTAVVVNDAPGFASSRLGVAIALEAMRMVEEGVASAEDIDNAMVLGYKHPTGPLRTTDIVGLDVRLGIAEYLASTLGERFAPPQILRDKVARGELGRKTGKGFFDWTT
- a CDS encoding GNAT family N-acetyltransferase, with product MNRIQPLTLTGQYVVLEPLSHDHHDGLVDAVRDGDLWKLWYTSVPAPEAMAAEIDRRLALQESGSMLPFTTRLLDRATGVPGRVIGMTTYMNIDAATPRVEIGSTWNAASAHGSGSNPDSKLLLLRHAFETLGCPAVEFRTHWLNHQSREAIARLGAKQDGVLRSHTRTADGVLRDTVVFSILEHEWPMVRSALEFRLAKRR